In Melanotaenia boesemani isolate fMelBoe1 chromosome 16, fMelBoe1.pri, whole genome shotgun sequence, the following proteins share a genomic window:
- the rab23 gene encoding ras-related protein Rab-23, whose product MLEEDMEVAIKVVVVGNGAVGKSSMIQRYCKGIFTKDYKKTIGVDFLERQIFVNDEEVRLMLWDTAGQEEFDAITKAYYRGAQACVLVFSTTDRESFQAIDSWREKVEAEVGDIPTVLVQNKIDLLEETLIKNEEAEALAKRLKLRFYRASVKEDLNVNEVFKYLAEKYLQRLKQQTAEETEVVHTTSNKIGVFNTTSSNVCSQSSSNGREVITLRPNKQRTKKSKNPFGGCSLL is encoded by the exons ATGTTGGAAGAGGACATGGAGGTGGCCATCAAAGTGGTCGTTGTTGGCAATGGAGCTGTTGGCAAGTCCAGCATGATCCAACGTTACTGCAAGGGCATTTTCACCAAGGACTACAAAAAGACAATCGGGGTGGACTTCCTGGAAAGGCAGATTTT TGTAAATGACGAAGAGGTCCGACTAATGCTTTGGGACACAGCTGGGCAGGAGGAGTTTGATGCCATTACCAAGGCTTACTACCGAG GTGCCCAGGCATGTGTCCTGGTTTTCTCCACCACAGACAGGGAGTCATTTCAGGCTATTGACAGTTGGCGGGAGAAAGTGGAAGCAGAGGTTGGAGATATTCCTACAGTTCTGGTTCAAAACAAAATTGACCTCCTGGAGGAGACTTTAATAAAAAA CGAGGAGGCAGAAGCTTTGGCTAAAAGACTCAAGCTGAGGTTTTATCGCGCTTCTGTGAAAGAGGACCTTAATGTCAACGAGG ttttcaaGTACCTAGCTGAGAAATATCTTCAAAGACTCAAACAGCAAACGGCAGAAGAGACAGAGGTGGTCCATACAACAAGCAATAAAATAG GTGTCTTCAATACCACTAGTAGTAATGTCTGCAGTCAGAGCTCCAGCAATGGCAGAGAAGTCATCACTTTGCGACCCAACAAACAAAGAACCAAGAAGAGTAAAAATCCATTTGGAGGCTGCAGCttactctaa